The window CAAAAGGCGTTTTGTAATGGTAAGCCCAAGCCCGGTGCCTCCATATTTGCGGGTAGTATCGGTACTGGCCTGGCTAAAGCTATCAAAAATATGGTCAATTTTATCGGGCATAATTCCTATACCTGTATCAGCAACTTCAAAATCAATGATTGATTTATCGCCATCGTTGCCGGCCATTGTAGCAGTTATAGTAACCTTTCCTTTTTCGGTAAATTTAACGGCATTACTTATCAGGTTGGTTAAAATCTGCCCCAGCCTAACCGGATCGCCAATAATGGCGTTTGGCAGGTCATGATCCATCATCAGTTTTATCTGGATGTTTTTTTCATTTGCCTTTTGCAAAAGCGATAAGCGGATGTTTTTTATCAGATCGGTAATACTGAAATCAACGTGTTCAAACTCAATTTTACCTGCCTCTATCTTACTAAAATCCAATATATCATTAATCAGCACCAACAGATTTTCGGCCGAAAACTTTAAAAATCCCAAAAACTCTTTCTGCTCGGGCTTGGGATCCTGGTGTATAAGCAAATGCGTAAAGCCTATTACAGCGTTCATAGGGGTACGTATTTCATGACTCATGATACTCAGAAACTGAGCTTTGGCCATGGCCGCTTTTTCGGCAAGTTCTTTTGATTGAATAAGTTCTACTTCCAGCTCTTTGGCCTTGGTTATACGTTCCTGCAAAAAGCTGATGATATGGATAAGGTCATCGTCCGAGTCGGAAATTTTCAGTTCAACATCGGGGTTAAGCGCTTTTATGGCTTCCTTTAATTGCTTTATCGACCTTTTTTTGATCTCGTTTTGTTGTTTAAGGTCGTCTGTTGCGGCCAGGTATTCGCGTTCGCTGATGTTAAAGGCATGATCGGCAAGCTTTATTGATTTGTCAAAGTTTTTAAAACTATTATCTACAGCGCTCAAAAACTGCAAAATAGCGTCATCCTGCAGGTATTGGGCCGGCAGCATTTTTCTTATTTGCTTAGCTAACAGGTAATGGTAATCCATAAATTAGTTCTCGGTAAAAGTGGTAATGGTCATGGTTTGGTTGTGCAGTTCGCAGTTTGAGCCTTTGTTTAGCGGCGATAACTCGCCATAGGAGTAAAAGCCGGCAATAACCGTTTTATCGCCAAAAATTTCTTTGGCGGCCATTAATTCCTCGTCGGTACGCTCGTTAAGTACCAGTTTACGGCCTACACAGCTCACCATAATAGCCAGGTTGGTGGAAGCACCCCTATCCGAGGCATCTGTTGCCGCGGCTGACGATGCATCTATCAGTTTATCAAAATTGGCTTTCATCAGCCTCACATGGCTTCCTTCGGGCAGGTTGCCGGCAAAGGTCATGGATTTTTCATGCTCGTTAACACTCAAAATTGTACGTACCAGCCTTTTATCAGAGCCTGCTATGCTTAATGAAAGTGGAAATAACAAGGCCGATCCCGGCAATTCTTTCACATATTCTCCAAGATATTCCTTGTATAAGTCAAGCGCGCTTTTGTTGTCAATCTCAAACAATACGTTTTTATCCGACCGGGTAATAGTACGTTGCGGGCCAAACTCGTCCCATCCCCCGCTTGAGCCATGGCTGATAATTAAATCATCGCCATAAAAACCTATAGCTGTTACATTACCTTGCGCGGGTATGCTGTTAAGGCTGGTAAAAGTGCTGTTAAACCTGGCTGCATCGCCTGCCAGGCCACCTGTTACCGGTACATTATCCAGGTTATCGCTATTAAAACCAGCCACCAGGTCGCTGCCATTGATAAATGTACCATCCGAAATAATGAACACACACTTCAAGCCATTTTTATCCAGTTGCGACATCAGGTAAGCACCGGTTTCAAAGCTGCTGGTTTGATTGCTTACATGGGTTGTAGCACAACTTATGCCCGATTTTTCAAACTCGATGGCAGTAACTACAATACTATCATCATAAACCTCATTGTCCAGTATCTCGCCCGAGGTTGACGAAAAAACAATTTGGGCAGCCGGATATTTCATTTGCAGATGCTCATAAACTGCCGGCATGGTAATTAACTGGGCGGCGCCAAATACAAGCACAAGCTGGCATTTGGCCGGGTTAATTGCATTATCGGCGTTGAAATCGATCCACTTATTATTAATAAAATGATGCTGTGCGGTTCTCATGACTGAAAAGGTTTATACTGAAGTATTCTGTTAATTTAACAAAAGAAAAAGCGATAATGCCAAAAACATTAAATATTTAAACGATTTACTAAAAAGATGCAATTCATTAATTGTTGATTATTATGTTGCTTTCTTAATGGTTAACCAAACCGGTTTATCCCGCTGTTGCTGAGGGTGCTTAATAAATCGGCTTTGACCCTTTTACGTTTTATATTCAATAATGTTAATTCTTTTTCATCGC is drawn from Mucilaginibacter ginsenosidivorax and contains these coding sequences:
- a CDS encoding ATP-binding protein produces the protein MDYHYLLAKQIRKMLPAQYLQDDAILQFLSAVDNSFKNFDKSIKLADHAFNISEREYLAATDDLKQQNEIKKRSIKQLKEAIKALNPDVELKISDSDDDLIHIISFLQERITKAKELEVELIQSKELAEKAAMAKAQFLSIMSHEIRTPMNAVIGFTHLLIHQDPKPEQKEFLGFLKFSAENLLVLINDILDFSKIEAGKIEFEHVDFSITDLIKNIRLSLLQKANEKNIQIKLMMDHDLPNAIIGDPVRLGQILTNLISNAVKFTEKGKVTITATMAGNDGDKSIIDFEVADTGIGIMPDKIDHIFDSFSQASTDTTRKYGGTGLGLTITKRLLQLLGADIKVKSEIGTGSVFSFSLAFKKSKRHLSSTSDSDEFYALKSLKGTRLLIAEDNQINVILAKHFMKQWDVECDVAENGEIALMLVQTRDYDMVLMDLQMPEMDGYQTTTAIRNLDGEKYKNLPIIALTASAMLDIQDMAFTVGMNDYVSKPFNPNELHRKIALYSGHNTIV
- a CDS encoding FIST signal transduction protein: MRTAQHHFINNKWIDFNADNAINPAKCQLVLVFGAAQLITMPAVYEHLQMKYPAAQIVFSSTSGEILDNEVYDDSIVVTAIEFEKSGISCATTHVSNQTSSFETGAYLMSQLDKNGLKCVFIISDGTFINGSDLVAGFNSDNLDNVPVTGGLAGDAARFNSTFTSLNSIPAQGNVTAIGFYGDDLIISHGSSGGWDEFGPQRTITRSDKNVLFEIDNKSALDLYKEYLGEYVKELPGSALLFPLSLSIAGSDKRLVRTILSVNEHEKSMTFAGNLPEGSHVRLMKANFDKLIDASSAAATDASDRGASTNLAIMVSCVGRKLVLNERTDEELMAAKEIFGDKTVIAGFYSYGELSPLNKGSNCELHNQTMTITTFTEN